A DNA window from Nitrososphaerota archaeon contains the following coding sequences:
- a CDS encoding circularly permuted type 2 ATP-grasp protein: MRAPYSKMIETINGLGAREIGKRWSNANRQVELDSFTFQLDPHRWRPVPIDWVPRLIGREEWSRIAAGVEQRLRAINKFLLELYCGKQDVVPKSVVYSSVNFNPALQMVRPAKDVYAHIYGVDLVNLGDGNYVVLEDNLRIPSGISYQLKCRNLTERAIPELKRPYRVRDYEIRSTYLRLFESLCNTRSPACVILTDGSYGPAFFEHRYLSEILGIPLVEGSDLFIAEDGTVRARTIDGDVRVDLIYRRVEDLELFVPGLTEAYRQGKVILVNALGTGVADDKLVYLWVPEMIRRYLGQEPILPNAKAYNLMDPKVRQFALQNIGKLVFKAREGYGGLGVYIMQDLDQSHRKEMSQRIIDRPFAFIAQEPLDFSKHVVFDRKSGGFQERYIDLRVYAVQDGEGRVTVFPGGLTRVARANTRITNNSSGGSCKPTWVLK, encoded by the coding sequence GTGAGGGCTCCCTATTCTAAGATGATCGAGACCATCAACGGTCTCGGCGCAAGGGAGATCGGCAAGAGGTGGTCGAACGCGAACCGGCAGGTTGAGTTGGACTCGTTCACCTTCCAGCTTGACCCGCACCGTTGGAGGCCCGTCCCAATCGACTGGGTTCCCAGGCTGATCGGACGCGAGGAGTGGTCACGCATAGCCGCTGGCGTCGAACAGCGCCTAAGGGCGATCAACAAGTTCCTCCTGGAACTCTACTGCGGCAAGCAGGACGTGGTCCCCAAGAGCGTCGTCTACTCTTCAGTCAACTTCAACCCCGCTCTCCAGATGGTAAGGCCGGCCAAGGACGTCTACGCGCACATCTATGGCGTCGACCTTGTGAACCTAGGCGACGGGAACTACGTGGTCCTGGAAGACAACCTGCGCATCCCTTCAGGAATATCGTACCAACTCAAGTGCAGGAACCTCACAGAAAGAGCCATCCCTGAACTGAAGCGACCGTACCGAGTGAGAGACTACGAGATACGCAGCACCTACCTGCGACTCTTCGAATCTCTTTGCAACACCCGCTCGCCGGCCTGTGTCATCCTGACCGATGGCAGCTACGGCCCGGCGTTCTTCGAGCATCGGTACCTATCCGAAATACTAGGGATTCCTCTTGTCGAAGGCTCCGACCTCTTCATAGCTGAGGACGGGACAGTCCGGGCCAGGACCATCGACGGGGACGTCAGGGTCGACCTCATCTACCGAAGGGTGGAAGACCTAGAGCTCTTTGTCCCGGGCCTTACTGAAGCGTACCGGCAGGGCAAGGTAATTCTCGTGAACGCGCTGGGTACAGGGGTTGCGGACGACAAGCTGGTATACCTGTGGGTGCCGGAGATGATACGCCGCTACCTTGGGCAAGAACCGATCCTACCCAACGCCAAGGCCTACAACCTCATGGATCCGAAGGTCAGGCAGTTTGCGCTCCAGAACATTGGTAAACTGGTCTTCAAGGCGAGGGAGGGGTACGGGGGACTCGGAGTCTACATCATGCAGGATCTTGATCAGAGTCACCGCAAAGAGATGTCGCAACGGATCATCGACAGGCCATTCGCTTTCATAGCGCAGGAGCCGCTGGACTTCTCAAAGCACGTGGTATTCGATAGGAAGTCAGGAGGGTTTCAGGAACGATACATCGACCTCCGGGTCTACGCGGTGCAGGACGGGGAGGGCAGGGTGACCGTCTTTCCAGGTGGGCTTACACGTGTTGCCCGAGCCAACACAAGGATTACCAACAACTCTTCCGGTGGGTCGTGCAAGCCAACATGGGTTCTCAAATAG
- a CDS encoding redoxin domain-containing protein: MRLNAYVIVFGIVGIVIVAAGVSVLLPFLSPSQTVENVSNLPNLGPAPNFQGIAAWINTQPLNISGLSGKVVLVDFWTYSCINCIRTIPYLNAWFDKYGNNGLVIVGVHTPEFQFEKNYSNVLAAVRSFGINYPVALDSNSATWNAYNNHYWPADYLIDAKGNIRETHIGEGGYNTTETLIIGLLQKAGYNVSAGVVANSVNATSVDFGKIGTPEIYVGYNTARSSIGNPQGFSPRQVVDYTITGNMQNNTVYFSGEWYNAPDGMVSVGNGSKLFLIYQAKNVNVVAEGNSSVIEVRLDGNNLSPTYVGSDVMLHQGVASVNIGSARLYDIVNGPSYGWHELEIIAGPGFKLYTFTFG; this comes from the coding sequence ATGAGGCTCAACGCGTACGTGATCGTATTTGGAATCGTTGGCATCGTGATAGTTGCGGCAGGTGTGTCGGTCCTACTCCCGTTTCTCAGCCCATCTCAAACCGTCGAAAACGTGTCGAACCTCCCCAACCTTGGCCCGGCCCCGAACTTTCAGGGCATAGCAGCCTGGATCAACACCCAGCCCCTGAACATTTCGGGGCTGAGTGGGAAGGTGGTCCTGGTGGACTTCTGGACCTACTCCTGCATCAACTGCATACGGACGATCCCTTACCTCAACGCTTGGTTCGACAAATACGGGAACAACGGGCTGGTGATCGTAGGCGTGCACACCCCCGAGTTCCAGTTTGAGAAGAACTACAGCAACGTCTTGGCAGCGGTCAGGTCGTTCGGGATAAACTACCCCGTCGCCTTGGACAGCAACTCCGCCACCTGGAACGCCTACAACAACCACTACTGGCCGGCAGACTACCTCATAGACGCGAAGGGAAACATCAGGGAGACGCACATAGGAGAGGGGGGATACAACACCACCGAAACGCTGATCATAGGGTTGCTGCAGAAGGCGGGGTACAATGTGAGCGCGGGGGTGGTTGCCAACTCTGTGAACGCGACCAGCGTGGATTTCGGCAAGATAGGAACCCCGGAGATCTACGTCGGTTACAACACAGCAAGGTCATCGATAGGGAACCCTCAGGGATTCTCACCGAGACAGGTCGTCGACTACACCATCACCGGGAACATGCAGAACAACACCGTGTACTTCTCGGGCGAATGGTACAACGCGCCTGACGGCATGGTGTCGGTTGGAAACGGCTCGAAGCTGTTCCTGATCTACCAGGCCAAGAACGTCAACGTCGTCGCGGAGGGGAATTCCAGTGTGATAGAGGTAAGGTTGGACGGCAACAATCTGTCTCCGACATACGTCGGGAGCGACGTGATGCTGCATCAGGGCGTTGCGTCTGTGAACATAGGCTCGGCGAGGCTTTACGACATCGTCAATGGGCCCTCCTACGGATGGCATGAGTTGGAGATAATCGCAGGTCCCGGGTTCAAACTCTACACGTTCACATTCGGTTAG
- a CDS encoding cytochrome c biogenesis protein CcdA has product MSTDPARAREEVFLNSVFFVLGFTFVFSIVGVLLQTVLSTASLGAINTIRLVGGSVIVVFGILMIASVRYAIPFFSVEHKIRPRKFKNNYVTSVAFGVAFALGWTPCVGAILGSVYTLAAVSPGLGFLYLMAFSLGLGIPFLVAGAFVSRVSGFLKKSGRFLRYFNVVSGLFLIGVGLLVVTNYIGILQIFLNGVGPLGSLANPLAQSQLNFLIALSAGFLTFISPCILPLVPAFLAFVSGTSVEAAKR; this is encoded by the coding sequence ATGTCGACAGATCCGGCGAGGGCCAGAGAGGAGGTCTTCCTGAATTCGGTGTTCTTCGTTCTAGGGTTTACCTTCGTGTTTTCAATCGTGGGGGTGCTGCTGCAGACTGTTCTTTCCACTGCTTCGCTCGGTGCCATCAACACGATCAGATTGGTCGGTGGGTCCGTCATTGTGGTCTTCGGAATCCTCATGATCGCATCTGTCAGGTACGCGATACCGTTCTTCAGCGTCGAGCACAAGATTCGCCCGAGGAAGTTCAAGAACAACTATGTGACGTCAGTAGCGTTCGGGGTCGCTTTCGCCCTAGGGTGGACCCCTTGCGTGGGCGCGATTCTCGGCTCTGTCTACACCCTCGCAGCCGTCTCACCCGGACTAGGATTCCTATACCTCATGGCGTTCTCCCTTGGGTTGGGCATCCCCTTCCTCGTAGCCGGCGCGTTCGTATCGAGGGTCTCCGGGTTTCTTAAGAAGAGTGGGAGGTTCCTGAGGTACTTCAACGTCGTCAGCGGGCTGTTCTTGATAGGGGTGGGGTTGCTCGTGGTCACCAACTACATCGGAATCCTACAGATCTTCCTAAATGGGGTTGGCCCACTGGGCTCTTTGGCAAACCCACTCGCCCAGTCCCAGCTCAACTTTCTGATCGCTCTCTCCGCGGGGTTCCTGACTTTCATCTCGCCCTGCATACTGCCGCTCGTGCCGGCATTCCTGGCGTTCGTGTCTGGCACCTCAGTGGAGGCGGCGAAACGATGA